The Spinacia oleracea cultivar Varoflay chromosome 2, BTI_SOV_V1, whole genome shotgun sequence DNA segment gtcaaaacggtgcgagtattaagggacagagggagtatctgATATGTGTGACAATACACATATCAgagcaaaagacaaaatagcaaaaagataaaaaaaaattgttggcaAATTTTTTTTGAGATTGATTATGAATACGGAAAATATTGAAGAAATGATacttttttctaaaaaaaatggtATTTGTTTTAAAACAAATGGTACTTGTTTTAAAAGAAATTGTACTGTTTTTAAAGAAATGCTACTTGTTTTAAAAGGAATaatacttgtttttttttaaatggtactttttaaaataaaatggaattttctctttctatttttttttttctcattccctctctactttttttttttttgtttctttttctctcttatttttatgttctaattgtTGTGTTTTGTCATATAATGTTTTATCTTTATCTATTACCCTTTTCCTGTCTTGTCATGTTATTGGTGTATTTTGTCATAGTGTGGGGTGATATGTGTGTAATGTATTGCCACACATATCCGATATCCGTCTCTCCAAGCTCGATTTATGTCTTTAAATCTATGTCCAATAGAATTCTCTGTAATACGCTACCGTGTAATCCTGGGAGTCATTTGTTTAAGATAGTTGATGCTGATTATATGATTACTACTGTTTTAGCATCACATCCTCGTTGATGCCAAATACCACGTAATTGGAGGGGGTTACATTAAGAAGCTATATAGAGAAATCAGAATCCCAAAGTTGTAATTTCATTCACATCGGAACTATATACAAAATGCATAAATCAGGTTGTACCTTTTCAAATTTCCAGTCTGCAAGATACCAAAATAAAAGATGATAAAATGAAGGGAAGTTAGTTAGTGCTGCCTAATTTAAACTAAGATATCTCTGATCTAACCTTACTGTCTCGATACAGATGCCATTTTTGATACCTTCCACTTCCGAACAGAATAGGTCTCAGCCGTGGAGCAGTTTTACAATCTGGACAGCAGCACCCTCTCAATTCTTCCACACAACCTGTGCAGCATCTGAGATGAAAACAGATGTGCAGCTACTAAAACATCAAGTTTTTCAAAACTATCCAATGGAGTTTTTaagaaaaccctaaaaaattggGCACAATTTAGAGGTCAATTAGAGAATTCAAATCACAATACCACAACTACCCTTTACTTCTAAAATTTGACAGCTTTTCATATAAATGTAGTTTTTCTTTGCAGCTTTTAAGTAAAGGTATCATTAGGATATTATCAGAGTTCATATCTTGAAAATGACAGTAGTAGTATAAAGATGAGTGTCATGGATTTAGCAGAAGCCCAATGGAGTTTGTAACGGGGAGCATCACATCAGCAGGTGGGCATATGGCATTATGGCTATAAAAGCACGAAAATATCATACCAGTTACGGATGAAAAAGAAATGTACAAAGAGGTCAAATTGTCAATATTTACTCTCTCTGTCCCTTTTTAATCTTGATGTTTAGTATCATGCAAcgatttaacgactaattaacgTGGATTGAGAttccttctttttttatttaaacaaatgcaaattacgtttatttataatgttttcacttttatccaaaatcggacattggaaaagtgtgagagattttCATGTTCCAAAGGAAAAAGCGTAAGAAATTAAATGCCCCAATGAataattgattaaaataatcacTTAACACACTTTTTGACAAAATATTTGGGGCATTTGTATTATAAAACAAATACTGTAGTGTCAATTTGGAAAAAAAGGTGACACGGGAAAAGCAAATAAACAAAGATTTGTATCTCAATCAGGTAAGGTTAATTGTAAGTTTTTTAATTCCTATCTTATCTTTAACAAAATAAACAGGATGTTGATATAGTTTGAATGAAATAACATCTGTTGATATAGTTTGAATGAAATGGCATCTATTCAAAGATACTATCACAACTCACTGctcaaaattttattaaaagGTTCAAGTGTAGCAAATGACCTCTCTCTCATTATTTTAAACTTACGTGGCAACATACCGTGACAAGGGGATGTTGCTACTAGGAATTAGTAAAAACAACGCCTGTTGACAAAGTTCATGACAAGGAGGACTTACAAGTAAAGGAGGTTGCAGTCGAGGTTGGCACAATTCCGATGTCGtagttgatgaacttgtgaattgCATATATAACATCTAGCAAATTTGCTGTTATCCAGAGCTTTCTGACTTCCGCTTGAGGTCGTGGCTCCAGGGTTGAAAGTGGCTGGTGGGAGAGATAGACGGGAATCAAATACAAACAAATTACCTATCCATTTCTCTGGACCTTCCTTCTTGAGATAATTTGAAACACCACCCTTCAAAGTGTAGAGGTTCTTGAAACCCTTTTGTCTGTCAAAAACAGTGTTGATGATTCATCAGACAGGGTCTAAAGATTCAATAAACCAAACTTCTTCATATTCAAATGAAATTAGATAATTTATGTAAATAGAAAAAACAGATGGAACAACCTGAGGATGGTAGAATATACATCACAGCGAATTCCTCCAGTACAATACATTAAAATGTCTGTTTTATCTTTATCTACGTTCACTAAAGGGTCTGAATCAGTCACCTGAATCAGAATACACAAAAAGATAATACAAATCAATCATACTCAAAAATTTGAAGAATGATACCAATGCATAAGTGCAGACTTGCAGTGTTCGTGAAAAGTATCTTGAAAAACAGAGTAAACGTTGGCATCTTCATTAAGATCTGACCCCAATAGACACTATTGCTCATTAACATAGAGTTAATCAACAACTGCATTCTCCAGTCTGGAGCTCTAGATTTTTATCTTGGCCACCATTTTCTAAACCAAGCCATTTGAGTTGCCTAGATCTAATACCCAGGTATCTAAAAGGGAGAGAATAAAAATTAAGCCTAGAAGAAGCTATCTCTTCTTTGGTATGAGAATCAATTCCACAACAGTAGATAAAATCAATTCCCTCAGCACTGGCCCACATTTCGAAAAATCTAAACGGCCTCATGTAGCAACTTAGAATCATAGGGAAATAATCATGAATTGATCTTCCCATAAAGAGTTAGCAAGGACTCTATCTATCCTTGTAAATACTCTGTCAACTCCATCCAGCTTATTGTTCCATGTCAATAGTCTTACAACAGTATTGACTTCAGTCAATTCACAAGTGGCCATGCAGTCCCTCATGGCTTGGATTTCTGAAAATCTGACAGGAGCACCAATTTTATCCTCCATTGCCATTATAGCATTGAAGTCTCACATAATCACCCATGCTTCTTAATAGAAGCAACAAGCACACTAAGTTGGTCCCAAAAACTGCTCTCTCTTTCTTATCAGTCATTCCATAAATGAATGTACTAAAGAAACTTCGGTAAGTTCCCTTTGGGGTGATATTGCAGTGCACTCATAAATCTAATATCAACCTCAAACGCATCAGGATCCCAACCTGCCACAATTCTACCACTTATATAATGACACAAGTTAGTGCTGAAGCACGAACTAGGGCACACTGTAAGGTAAAGAGCTTCCATTTTGGAAGCGTTCACCTTTATTTCAAGGAAACTGAACAATTTAACTTGATAGGAGAGCATAAATCTTCTCACCTGAGACTGCTTATCTCTTCTTTTCAGTCCCCTCAAATTCTAGCAGATTATATTATCCGTTAGACATAGGGGATATCAACCCCTGATTAGACTCAGCCCTTTCTCTTGTTGAAATGGTGTCTGCAATCTCATCATTATTGAGTAACTGATACTGGTTTCTAGTTTATGCATGCCTCAGATCCTAACATCTTTGTTTACTGAACCCAGTTGCCTGCACAAAACCCTCCTCATCTGTATGCCTAGTTTGAGTAGACAGAAAAACTTGTGGAGGAGCAGGTGGTGGCAATGCAGTTTTCTGCACCCAAACCCTCCTCTGCCTAGGTTGCTTCTTGTTCTTGTTACAATTGTCAGAGTTATGTGCAACCCCCTTACAAAGGGAACAAGGGAGTGGGATCCAATCATAGTCAACCTGTTGATCAATCACTATGCCTTTTTCATTCACACGCAGTACATTAGATAGGAACTGCTGGTCAAGTTTACATAACCTAAAATCTTTGCAAACATCAGTTTGTCTGTTTTCAAAGGGGCCTGGTCAACCTTAATGGGTGTACCAATCTGACCAACTATCTTATACAGGCTTCTCTCTCCCCAAATTTGACATCAAGACTAGGAAGCTTGATCCAAATAGGCAAAGTTTTAACAGGTTCCTTTGCTAAATTAACATCAGGAGACCATGGTTTCATGATTAGAGGGTTTGAATCAAAGAACTGATCACCAGTACAAGACCTTGTTACAATTCTCCATTGTTGTGAATCGAACTAAGAAAATCCCCTTGCCAATCATAGATACCTTATCAACCCCTTGCCAATCACATGTTGTAAATTGCCAAAAATTGACTTCCTTTGCAATGTCACCCAATTCGACATGAACAGGTTGGGGTTTCTCAATCACATTGCTACTATTATTCACATCAGAAATAGGATTATGCACAGTGGGAACATGGCAGAGATACATTGACAAGGACCTTAATGATATTATGTGAATATTCCACCTTAAAATTATGTGTACATTATGATTTTCTTGAAAGAAAGATTGGATTCTTAAATGTTTTCTGGGAAGATAAATGTATTTGATGCAATGTTAGGGCTCCTCAAATACACTAATTAGGTATATCAATCAAGTTTAATGGAGTAAGGAACAAAAAAATTCCTTGTTTGTTGTCCCTCTCTCTGTTAAGCACAAAAGCTTAATACATAAGTTATACTTCATCGAttcttttttagttgacacacTTTCTTATTGGGAAAGTTCCTTTTTGTTGACACAGTTCTTAGTTTGGTAAGTTTTGTAATATAAATTTCCTATTTCACCCTTACATGTGTGTGTTGGTACCGTAGATAAAAAATGCAGTATCGGTCGCGGTCGCGGAGTTTCCGGTAATGGAAATGATGCGTTAGTCGCGGACCATGTAGCGACACTCGCGTAGGAATTCAAATTTAAAAAAGAAGCCGCATGTCAGCCCCACTGACTACCTACCCTAGTCCCCCTCCCCTAAACCGTACACGTGACATAATTAAAATGAGTTCCTTTGTCCACCTTCTCTCTTCTCTTGTTTTAGATATGGAAATGAAGTTCTCTACTCTATTTCAGTGGAGGTTCtccatttctttcctttttccctttcttttttgTCGAAAATATGGGCAATTCAGGTAAAAACTGAGTAGATGTGAGGCTAATAACGCTTAATGCGGACAAAATTGGTTCGGATCGGTTGAACCGGCCGAGATCTCGTCGTTTTTAAAAACATCTTTACAACTCGGGATATCTCGTATCGCCACTCGAGTGAGtttttaaaccataccttgGTACATGGTTAGTGCGTTAGTGGGTAGGGATATTATTGTCTATTACCTTCCTTTGTCCCATTTTCTTAATATCTATGCCAAAATAAAGTGTCTCACCAAAAAAAGAAACGAGAAGTACTTTTATAACGTTCAACCTTTCATTGTGGTGTTGACAATCTTAGTCATAGACCCATAGGAAAGATAGACCCATAGGCAAACATAGCTAGTTTCTTAATCCACCTAAGAGAACAGAAGCATATATGAAAATTATAGAATAGGAGTGTGTGGGCTTATCCATGCAAAACAAGTGATCCATACTCTTCTAAGGGCTAATAACTAATTAATACGAGGCTTAAATATAATAAGGccataagaaaataaaattagcATAAGCACATGCACACATACATACTTGAGAGTATGTCAAAACCATGTGAATctaatgaaagcaataaagataaCTAGCAAGGCCAATATGGCATCATGTGTCCTCAACCCAATTCACACACGACACATAAGTAGACTTGCCAAAAGAGTCTAATCCAAAGCCCCCAACGTACCTAAATAGATCTCAATAGACGCATAACCTGACACAGTATCAGCCACTGTACTAAGATAGTCTTGTATATGCCTCTGTCCCCAGCATACGAGTGCCAACTTACATGGAAAACAAGGTCTCCTTGTGCCCTTGAAGTCTTGAATCCCTAACCATCTTTCAATTAACTTAGCCTCAATCAGTCAGGACCAACTAAGAGGGGcagggaaaaaaagaaaaaaaaaaaaaaaagaattgagTCCGTGAAATTTCCCATTTTCCGTCATCAAAGACGTTTGATCCTTTGTCACTCCAAATCCCCATTTGCCTCTCTGTAAACATCTTTCATTACTCTTAAATTTAATACATCAAAGCCAAACTTTAGTTCCAAGTCCGAGGGTGGAGTTCCCATCTCTCTCGATTATTATCATTTTGTCAATATAAGTTGTCGAGGTTGTATATGCAGGAGTATATTTATAACTTTATGAGAAGTATCGGGTTTAAAATTTGAATCCGGAATGCATTACTTTGTCAGTCATCCCTGTTTATGAGCAATAGCTAAATCGATCTCTGCTAATGCCTTGCAGCTGCAACTATTTCCATTTTAATTAATCCCTCCTATTAATAGTGTTCAATGATCGGCTGAAAGAGTGTTAAcgtgagagagaaaaaaaaactcataagaGAAAGATGAAAATAGATAGACACATCCATTCAGAGGAAGTGTCAAAAATAGtcggacggagggagtataatgaTTCTCGTCACCCAGGCAATTAAGTAATACGACATAATACTGTCATACTGTGTTGGTAATCAGAagtgataattttttcttaCATAAATCTATGAAGATCTCTTTGTGCACCAAGAACAAAATGCATGTTTGAAGATTCTGTCAAGCAATACCTGTAGATCTGATAGCCCAAATGAAGTAGTTCTAAAGCAGTCAACCTCAGGACGTTGAGCCCCCTGGAAGTGACCAATATCCCATTCATAACCTGACCAACAGTAACAACGAAAACTTTATctctcatcattatcattatcattaaccattgcctcaaagaggctcccgcaagaagcggggtaagagGGGGTCGGGTGtatgcaaccttacccctgcaattgcagagaggttgtttccaattgacccaaaagcgataatgggacgacaacgggaagagcatcttctacttcatggaaagaaagcgaagaggttttaagagccattttgatttagtccattacatcccacagccaaaaaataaaatacttcaTATGATAATTTGAAAAGACCCAACAACACGAGAAACAGAATTAAACATCAAAGCCACGTATCAGGAAAGGGCACATCAAAAAGACCAAGAACAGCGGGGCAAAAGTGTTAATGGTAAAAGTGTAAAACTTAAAAATAAGCAAGATGCAGAATCTGCTAATACTTTCACTGCCAAATCTAAGATGATTGGACTTTTTAATCAAATTTATATTCTTAAATAGCACAAGAAGACACGGGGATTCTATTCTCAAAACTAGGAAAGACAATGCAAAAGACCTCTTCTGATCACCAGTATTTCCTATGTCATAATTTGGAGGTTCTAATTATAGACAAAAGGTAAAAGCAATGATTTTAAAGAACTGTTACCATTTCTCACGTCCAATAAAATACAACTCTTGTGATTCTCATTTGTTGTGTCTTGACTGCTATCTAGTGACTTTAACCTTGCCCTCCATTCAACTGGTGATAGAGGCTCTGCACGCATAGAAGGATCAAGGAGCGGAAGATCTTGAGCTCCTAAATCAAACTACACATCATATATGTCAATTCAAGAAATCACGAAAGCTCCAACAAAACGGAGGAAAATGAGTGACGGTGTTGATCAAAAGTTGTATACAAAACTTGCCTGCACCAACGAAGGCTTATAACGCATCTTCAATCTTGGAAATGCATGTCCACTTGAAGAAGGAGAAATTTGGACCAGAATATCATTGAATCTTTGGTCATCTCTTAGCCATTTCACGTACGACATAGCATCTTTCGATGGTCCACTAAACTGTaataacaaagaaaataaatatagcaaacaaataaaaaaatcaaccaTAAATGTTTTCTAGATACCTTCAGGCTACGCCCCAAAATTACACAGTTATAATCATGACCTAAGAaccatacaagactaggaaccGAGTtaaataaaattccagaagGACAAGTATACACCCTGACTCCAAGTACCATTATGGTGAAATTGAAAATTATGTGAAATCAATGAGTACAATAGTTACTTGCATTGCAAAATCATCAAACCGTTATGCTAATGTCAAAAGCATTAAACTTTCAATTGACAAGAAATCCTGCATACAAAAAGCTGTCATTTCGATTCTACACCTGACCACGCTAAAAGTACTTTTGCTCTGATTGCAGACGAGTATCGAGGAACAGATTAAATGGCGAATGATTATAGACGCATCAGAATATAACGAACTCTATAACAAGACATAATACTAATAGATCCAGAaatgtttagaattttaagGTGGTAGAAATGAAGTAGTCTGATCAGCACAAACAAAATGCACATCAGAAAAACAAAGTCTTTAGAATATGAAGAAACCGCGTGCATAATGCTGGACATATACGTAAGTGGAGTAAAACTATGATATTAAGAAAAAGGATAGTAATACCTGTGCATTAATACCTTGTTCATTGATATATATCCGCCCATGTATATCAAGCTCCTGACAAAAAATCAGTAAAGAGAATGACTAATAAAATCATGAAAAGGCTAAGTATTGATATCTTTGCGCATCATATATATCACAGatcaaagaaaaaagaaaaaaagtcaATGTATCTACTTAACAGAATTGAAGTACATGACTAGACTGCATTATCTGAAATGCAAGAGAAGGCAATCCAGATCCAATAAATAACAGTAATAGATAAAGGAAAAATTATATTAACTAAGTATTTAAGTACATAATTAACATGGTTTTTCATGATGATAAGAGGAGATATGGTAAAAAGTTCTAAAGATATGTCACAAATTAAACTGCACTACAGAGCTATTATTCCTAGTAAGAAACCATGAAGCGCACCAATCTTGAATATCCTTGCATTATATTGCAACACGCAAACTAGGAGACCGCATAGACCACAAGCTGCTAAAGCTTAATACTGTCCTCAAGTCATTATTGCTAGCAGACTCTACATATATCCAGTCCTGTCCTTTCCTTCGTAGCTAACTCGATAAAGCAAGGGAAACCTTTAGTTTTTGTTTATTTCCTTTTATTCTATGACTTGTCCTCCTCACTCCCTATTTTCATACTTCCCACGCAATTATAATTATATATTCTTTCGTATCAAGCATACTGGAAAGCAAACAAAGTTCGGAATAACTTAGAGCTGTCCTTTTTATTGGTTTTTTAGTAGGAAGAAATGtataaaaaaatctcaaagcgGCAGGGGTCCTGATGTGCTTAGGCACACCTTGGGTGAACCTCATGCCAAGTAACTTTCTTCAAGAGAAAATTTCTCATATTAAGCAAAATTCTTCCCTTAGTCCTCCAATAAAATGCATCGCCATAACCAACCAAAATTTTCCATCTACTATATCATTACCCCACTCATTATATAGCCAATTTCCAAGTAGTAAAAATAGATGGATTAAATTTATCATTATAAAACTTCCATAATCCAATAAAGTCCATTCGAAAAAGAATTATTAATAAACCCCATATGAAAGACATCCGGGTGTACCATGCGCACAATACACTCGCACTAAGTTTTCTCTCATATACTAAACGCAACATTACACGTATTGAAAGGAACTATGGCCCAACTACAACCATTGATATGAACTTGGTCATCAAAGACACTCACTGGCACGAACTTGGTCATCAAAGACTCTCACTGGCACGAACTTGGTAGTAAAGTTATTAATGTCATCCCAATAGATCTTTTAATCACGAAGTATATGTCATCGAGTGTCTTAGTAACAAATCATATCACTGAGTGTCTTTAGGGATCAAGTTCATGTCAACTTAATTACACATACAAGTTCGTGTAATGATTGTAGCAAGGCTATAGTTCATGTCAACGAGTGTAATTTGCCTATAGTAAATGGGAACCATCCTAAATGaaaaattttgcaaaaaaatagCCAAGTGTATTATAGAAATCATTTCCTATATGATACAACGACAAAATGTAACTTCACTATATTATGACaatggaaaaaaaatatcaacTAAAAAATCCAATATGACATCTCCAATTAAAAAACATCCCTATATTACAATCCTAACAAATGCAATATAATTTATTCATCCGAAGTCCAAAccaaacaagaaaaattacaaaaactgGGGTTAAGAGAGAGATTAGAAATCAACCTCCAAAACAGATAAATGCTTGGAAACATCCAATTCAGGATCTTCGATGAAAACAAAGTGATAGAAGTTAACAACTATGAACACGCTATCATCATCTTCCACAACTGGAACCCCAGAAGTGGACGGAATCAAAGAGAAACTGCAGCTGATTTTGGGTGTTATGAGTTTCCTTCGCCCGTGTGAAAAATGGATTTTGCCGTGTGGTAAGTTGGGAAGAGAACACGGGGGTGTAGAAGAATGAGGGAGTCGTCGGCCATGGAATTCagagagggaggagagagaaaatgaaattgGTGTGGATGGCGGGAGAGTAATGTTGAGGGAAGCCATAGCAGGAACAAATAAGCACAGACTTCACAGTGACAGTACCTCATCTTGTTGGCACCTGATTTTTATGGATTTTTATGGTTTGTAATTTAAAAACGCACAAGCAACGGTGGACGATTTTCTTCAATATTCATAAAGATCTgataattcccaaaatacgttactctctccgtatttatctaagagatacacttggttggacacgggtattaagaaaaaaaattaaatgaaatacggagtaaagtaataaaataagtgtggttgagtagatattttaataagaaaaacaagcgGGGACCAtatcattttagggagtgggggtgggggtgggtgtagatatattatttaattagatagtggggttgataagttactaaaaatgacaagtgtatctcttaaataaatacggccggaaaagataagtgtatctcttaaataaatacagagggagtattccTGATTTCCTTCCATATTGTCCACGTTAGAATGGAAGGaaaaacaatattttctttttccGGTTCAGCTTAGAACCGCTAATTGAAATGGCGGTTTTGTTTAAAAATAAACCGCCATATGAATTGGCGTATCAACGGTATAAACCGCTAACTCAAATGGCGGTTTTCTTTATAACAAAATATTGTGTTATGTTAACCGCTACCTGAAATGGCGGTTCATTAAATACATAAGCCGGTATTTCACATAGTTGTTTACCCCTTTAAACCGTTGTTCAAGATAGCGGTTTATTgtacattatatatatatatatatatatatatatatatatatatatatatatatatatatatatatatatatatatatatatatatatatatatatatatatatatatatatatatataacatggACGATATACTGGGAAATAAGTGAAAAAATagcgtattttgggaatttacGAATCTTCAAGCATTCAACATTAATAGATAATCTTACGATAGCTATAATAAAAATGCGATTCTACTTGTATGGACCCGGTCCATCATATCCTCAGAGTGGACCAGGATACTTTTGTAATTTTATAGCGCTGATTAGGTTTGATCTCACGTGATCTCGGCAAATAGAAAAAACACGTGTTTCAAcaacttctctctcctccagcagcttctctctcctcaattaACTCAAGCTTCAACAATGGAGGACGATTTAATCGATTTCAATGTCGTCTTAAATCGCGCAATCGAAGAACAACTGTATAACTACGAAGTTAATAGTCTAATCCTAGTAACTACGAAGAATCATAGTAATTCATTATACTGAttgcgtaattttattttttagaaaATTAGAAAATCGTCGAAATTTATACGACATTGAAGATAAAAGTAGATCTCAGCAAGCTATGGTTGCATATCATTCTATTGAAGAAGGTATGATATAGTATATCTTACTAAGTACTTCGTATATAGTAACTCTTGTATTGATATAGTTACCCTATTATGTAATCTAGTTATTATAATAGTGTACAGAcattttaatattataattactaatatatatgttacatagttactatgaaaaccatatagtaactctttcttTCCGATAGTTATTTTTATAATGTTATAGGTACTCTAATAGTCGTATTTTAACTTTAAATTTATCATGAATATATGTGGTTAAGTTTCTGtttaaatcatatagtaactcttttgTTGACATAGTTATTCTTACATGTAATATACGAAGTAGTAACTATATTTACAgtaaagtaactataacatataaacagtaactatattaactgtagagtaactatataacATATAAACATGAactatttatatagttactgtaatCCTATATAATATTCTTAGAATAGTGAAAACATATGTCTCTGTACAGGTTTAATAATACATACAATTGATACAAACCACGAAATCTTATAGTTTCTCTTGGCATTCTATAGTTACTCATATTTACCTATAATATCTCTTTATATTCTAATAGTTATTCTTCTTTACATATAATATCTTTTTATATTCTATAGTTACGCTTCCTtatatatagtaactctttataattTATAGTTACTCTTCcttaaatatagtaactatatttacAGTAGAGTgactataacatataaacagtaatatattaactgtaaagtaactataacatataaataaGAACTATATTAACTTTAGAGTACCTATAACATATAAACAATAACTATATTAACTGTAgaataactataacatataaacagtaactatttatatagttactgtatcCTATATAGTATTCTTAAAATAGTGAAAACATCTATCTTTGTACACGTTCAATAATACATACAATTGATACAAACCACAAAATCTGATAGTTACTCTTTGTATTCTATAGTTAAGTTACTCTTAtttacatatagtaactctttgtaTTGAAATAGTTACTCTTCTTTACATATTATATCTCTTTATATTCTATAGTTAATCTTCATTATAAAtagtaattttttataatttatagTTACTCTTCCttatatatagtaactatatttaccgtagagtaactatatcatataaacAGTAATTATACTTAACTATTTATATAATTACTATAATACTATATAGTACttttaaaataatgaaaacATATGTCTTTGTAAAGGTTCAACAATACATACAATTGATACAAACCACATAATCTTAGACAATTCAAATCATGAAGAGCAACAAAAGATTGATAAAAAGAATTAGCTGGCTGTTTAATTGGAGAAGCAAGGAAAACAACTGatgaaatttatgatttatattgCCAACATGCTGCTATTAT contains these protein-coding regions:
- the LOC110798304 gene encoding rhodanese-like domain-containing protein 8, chloroplastic isoform X1 — translated: MASLNITLPPSTPISFSLSSLSEFHGRRLPHSSTPPCSLPNLPHGKIHFSHGRRKLITPKISCSFSLIPSTSGVPVVEDDDSVFIVVNFYHFVFIEDPELDVSKHLSVLEELDIHGRIYINEQGINAQFSGPSKDAMSYVKWLRDDQRFNDILVQISPSSSGHAFPRLKMRYKPSLVQFDLGAQDLPLLDPSMRAEPLSPVEWRARLKSLDSSQDTTNENHKSCILLDVRNGYEWDIGHFQGAQRPEVDCFRTTSFGLSDLQVTDSDPLVNVDKDKTDILMYCTGGIRCDVYSTILRQKGFKNLYTLKGGVSNYLKKEGPEKWIGNLFVFDSRLSLPPATFNPGATTSSGSQKALDNSKFARCYICNSQVHQLRHRNCANLDCNLLYLCCTGCVEELRGCCCPDCKTAPRLRPILFGSGRYQKWHLYRDSKVRSEIS
- the LOC110798304 gene encoding rhodanese-like domain-containing protein 8, chloroplastic isoform X2, giving the protein MASLNITLPPSTPISFSLSSLSEFHGRRLPHSSTPPCSLPNLPHGKIHFSHGRRKLITPKISCSFSLIPSTSGVPVVEDDDSVFIVVNFYHFVFIEDPELDVSKHLSVLEELDIHGRIYINEQGINAQFSGPSKDAMSYVKWLRDDQRFNDILVQISPSSSGHAFPRLKMRYKPSLVQFDLGAQDLPLLDPSMRAEPLSPVEWRARLKSLDSSQDTTNENHKSCILLDVRNGYEWDIGHFQGAQRPEVDCFRTTSFGLSDLQVTDSDPLVNVDKDKTDILMYCTGGIRCDVYSTILRQKGFKNLYTLKGGVSNYLKKEGPEKWIGNLFVFDSRLSLPPATFNPGATTSSGSQKALDNSKFARCYICNSQVHQLRHRNCANLDCNLLYLLCGRIERVLLSRL